Genomic DNA from Marinobacter sp. LV10MA510-1:
GTTACGGCACCGGCGGCCATGCCGGCCAGTATCGCGGCACCGGTTGCCAGCCAGGGGTTCCAGCCGGCAATAATCAGCATGGCGGCCACGGCGGCGCCAAGGGGGAAACTGCCGTCTACGGTTAAGTCGGGGAAGTCCAGAACACGGAATGACAGGTAGATTCCGAAGGCAACCAGGCCGTATATCAGGCCGGTTTCTAATGCGCCATAAAAGGCAATGTTACTGAGCATGAATAAGGTTCGCTGTAAAAGAAAACGGACAGGTCGGATTGGTTACCGCCTGCCCGTGTAAGTCAGGCTTTACTTGGCGTTGGAAACCACTTCTTTGGCTTCCGCAATAATGTCATCGGCAATGGTCATGCCCATGCGTTCGGCGGCTTCCGGGTTTACAAACAGGTCCAGGGTGTCCATGGTTTCTACCGGCATATCGGCGGTGTTAGCACCTTCCAGAATGCGTACCACCATGGCACCGGTCTGGCGGCCGTGATCGTAATAATTGAAGCCCAGCGCGGCAGCTGCTCCGCGGGAAACCGTGGCGGTGTCAGCGGCGAATACTGGAATTTTCGAGCGTTCACCCACAGAAATTACGGCTTCTGCTGCGCTGATGACGGTGTTATCCGTGGTCAGGTAGATGGCATCTGCCTTGCCCACCAGTGAACGGGATGCTCCCAGCACTTCGGAGGTTTTGGTCGCGGCAGCTCTTACCAGCACCATGTCGCGGGCTTTCATGCTTTCTTCAATCATGTCTACCAGGGCTACGGCGTTGGCTTCACCCGGGTTGTAAACCGTGCCAATACGCTTGGCGTTTGGTACCAGGCGCTGTAGCAAATCCAGATGCTTCTCGATGGGCAGCATGTCCGATACGCCGGTGATGTTGGCGCCGGGTGCATCCAGTGATATCACCAGCTTGGCGCCTAGTGGATCGGTTACCGCTGAAAATACAACCGGAATATCCCGGGCTGCGGCCGCAACGGTTTGCGCAGACGGCGTGGCGATGGCGACGATAACAGCCGGGCTTTCACCCACAAATTTACGCGCAATCTGGGCGGCAATGCCGCTGTTGCCCTGAGCGCTTTCGTGGATGATGCGAATGTTGTCGCCGTCTACATAGCCGCGCTCTGCCAGTTCATCTTTTATGCCCTCATAGACCGAGTCCAGAGCGGGATGTTCTACAATCTGGGTAATAGCAACAACAGGGAGCTCTGCGGCCTGAACAAAACTGGCAGCGGCAAGCACGGATGCACCAATCAGGGTGCGTAACATTCTCTTGGCCATACAACCATCTCCGAGTCGGTTAACTGATGTTATGTTGGTTATTTTCGCTGTTCATGTACTTTTTTTGATCATTTACACGGAGCGGGAGTTTACCACAGGATTTGCGCTTGCGGGGTTGGGGGCCCGGCGTGATTTTGCCTTGGTCTGGCGGGCGTTACAAGGCCGGCAGGCGATTGCGGATATTGATGGCATTTTATGTTTAACTCACATATTTTAAGACACCGTGGGTCGGTGTAATGTGTCATCGTGATATACAGACCAATAAGCGCTTACTGCCAAGGTTTAGAAGGCTGCTTTCCAATCGGACTGAATGAGCAGGGTATCCAATGAAAACAACGAATAAGTTACCTCTGGACATGATTTACCACTGGGAGGCCACCATAGGGGACTCCTTATACTTGACCCAGCCGACAGGAAACGGCCAGGTTGACGAGTTTACCTGGCGCCGTGCAGCCGACGAGGCCCGGCGCATGGCTGCGTACCTGAAATCGCTGGATTTGCCCGCGGGCAGCAGTATTGGACTGATTTCGAAAAATTGTGCCCACTGGGTGATGGCAGACTGGGCAATCTGGATGTCGGGTTACGTGTCTGTGCCCATTTACCCGACGCTGAACGCGACCACGGTTGGCTACATCCTTGAACACTCCGAGTGCAAGGCGCTGTTCGTTGGCAAGCTGGACGACTGGGACATGATGAAACCCGGTGTGCCAGAAACCCTGCACTGCATTTCGTTTCCATCCAGCCCGCCCACGAGCTTTGTGACCTGGAACGACATTATTCGCGACACGGCGCCGCTGGAAGGCAAGGTGAAGCGCGAAGCCGATGAACTGGCAACGCTGGTCTATACGTCTGGCAGCACCGGCCAGCCCAAAGGCGTTATGTTGAGCTTTGCGAACATGGCGTTTGCGGCTGAAGGTGTCACTCAGACTCTGGGGCTTTCACCCAACGAGCGCATGCTGTCTTATCTGCCGCTGGCACACGTGTTTGAACGTGCTTTTGTGGAGTTCGGCTCGCTGTATAACGGCTTTCAACTGTTCTTTGCTGAATCCATGGATACTTTCGTGGCCGATGTTCAACGCGCGCAGCCCACGCTGTTTTTGTCTGTGCCCCGGCTGTGGGTGAAATTCCAGCACGGCGTACTGAAGAAACTGCCGCAGAAAAAACTCAACCTGCTGTTAAAAATCCCACTGGTTAGCGGTGTCATTAAGAAAAAGATTCTCAATGGCCTGGGGCTTGGTAAGGTGAAATTGGCGGGCAGCGGGTCTGCGCCGCTGTCTAATGATGTGCTGGGCTGGTATCGCAACCTTGGGCTGGAATTGCTGGAAGGTTATGGCATGTCCGAGAACCTGGCCTATTCCCATATGAGCAAACCGGGGCGCTCGCGAATTGGCTATGTTGGCGAGGCCTTGCCCGGTGTGGAAGTGCGCATCAATGACAACGGCGAAGTACTGATAAAAAGCCCGGCCACCATGATGGGGTACTTCAAGGATGAAGAACGCACTCGCGAAACCATGAGCGAAGACGGCTTTTTGAAAACCGGTGATAAGGGCGAGCTGGACGAGATGGGGCGCCTGAAACTAACCGGCCGTACCAAAGAGATGTTCAAAACCAGTAAAGGCAAGTACATTGCCCCGGCGGCTTTGGAAAACCGACTGATGGCAAATCAAAACATTGAGATGGTGTGTGTTTCCGGCGCCAATCAGACCAATCCGTTTGCACTGGTGCTGCTCAATGAAAATTTGCGGCCGCAGATGGCAGACCCGGAAGTGCGCAAAACCGTTGAAGCAGAACTAAACAGC
This window encodes:
- a CDS encoding AMP-binding protein translates to MKTTNKLPLDMIYHWEATIGDSLYLTQPTGNGQVDEFTWRRAADEARRMAAYLKSLDLPAGSSIGLISKNCAHWVMADWAIWMSGYVSVPIYPTLNATTVGYILEHSECKALFVGKLDDWDMMKPGVPETLHCISFPSSPPTSFVTWNDIIRDTAPLEGKVKREADELATLVYTSGSTGQPKGVMLSFANMAFAAEGVTQTLGLSPNERMLSYLPLAHVFERAFVEFGSLYNGFQLFFAESMDTFVADVQRAQPTLFLSVPRLWVKFQHGVLKKLPQKKLNLLLKIPLVSGVIKKKILNGLGLGKVKLAGSGSAPLSNDVLGWYRNLGLELLEGYGMSENLAYSHMSKPGRSRIGYVGEALPGVEVRINDNGEVLIKSPATMMGYFKDEERTRETMSEDGFLKTGDKGELDEMGRLKLTGRTKEMFKTSKGKYIAPAALENRLMANQNIEMVCVSGANQTNPFALVLLNENLRPQMADPEVRKTVEAELNSLRDQVNRAVDPHEKLAFIAVVTDEWSIENSFLTPTLKLKRNVVEAAYESEVEGWYAERKAVVWH
- a CDS encoding ABC transporter substrate-binding protein, producing the protein MAKRMLRTLIGASVLAAASFVQAAELPVVAITQIVEHPALDSVYEGIKDELAERGYVDGDNIRIIHESAQGNSGIAAQIARKFVGESPAVIVAIATPSAQTVAAAARDIPVVFSAVTDPLGAKLVISLDAPGANITGVSDMLPIEKHLDLLQRLVPNAKRIGTVYNPGEANAVALVDMIEESMKARDMVLVRAAATKTSEVLGASRSLVGKADAIYLTTDNTVISAAEAVISVGERSKIPVFAADTATVSRGAAAALGFNYYDHGRQTGAMVVRILEGANTADMPVETMDTLDLFVNPEAAERMGMTIADDIIAEAKEVVSNAK